From Lolium perenne isolate Kyuss_39 chromosome 5, Kyuss_2.0, whole genome shotgun sequence, a single genomic window includes:
- the LOC127298820 gene encoding E3 ubiquitin protein ligase DRIP2 yields the protein MQSGSASPAPPVDKPLAAAAVAEAQAVEEADGEQAKEDAVKMVEAEPEKPVKRGRGRPRRRPAPEGSGVVMVKRDLLASCMTCPICKRLLREATTISECLHTFCRKCIYKKLNDEELDYCPECKIDLGCAPLEKLRADHNKQDVRSKIFPSKKTKIDDAKVESPISVPIKRKERSISSLVVDTPRITTGLTGRRTRAVTRKAAAAALRGLGPILDPVEKDNGSANKHADNISLLDSLSKVPQTRRKASSTAETSSRNSNKDKAGDDKDLDKAELWKPLNCLVDAASKTKSFRSSPHTPAAKADPPNGSPSSEHANREKSGEQLRKSKLQDDKKDVPLSVMLKKKGPGRAKSAASVAAASQKAQNSRPINPIWFSLIASFEQKGSPPLPQIPAHFLRIKDGSIPASSIQRYIMQKLGLQSESEVEMSCCGQFVNPAQPLRNLMDRWMRVGPARPLQTSVGSSGGDYVMVVSYGRPKS from the exons ATGCAGAGCGGGTCCGCATCGCCGGCCCCGCCGGTGGACAAaccgctggcggcggcggcggtggctgaggcgcaggcggtggaggaggctGACGGGGAGCAGGCGAAGGAGGATGCGGTGAAGATGGTGGAGGCGGAACCGGAGAAGCCAGTGAAGCGGGGGCGTgggcggccgcggcggcggcccGCGCCGGAGGGGAGCGGGGTGGTGATGGTCAAGCGGGACCTGCTCGCGAGCTGCATGACGTGCCCAATCTGCAAGCGCCTTCTCCGCGAAGCCACCACCATCTCCGAGTGCCTCCACACAT TTTGTAGAAAGTGTATCTATAAGAAGCTTAATGATGAGGAGTTAGACTACTGTCCAGAATGTAAAATTGATCTCGGCTGCGCTCCACTTGAGAAGCTTAG AGCCGATCACAATAAACAAGACGTGAGGTCGAAGATTTTTCCATCGAAAAAAACAAAGATCGATGACGCTAAAGTTGAATCTCCCATTTCAGTGCCTATTAAAAGGAAAGAGAGATCTATCTCTTCATTGGTGGTTGATACACCTCGAATAACAACGGGTTTGACAGGGCGCCGAACAAGAGCAGTTACTAGgaaggctgctgctgctgcattaCGTGGCCTTGGTCCAATCCTTGATCCTGTAGAAAAGGATAATGGTAGTGCCAATAAGCATGCTGATAATATAAGCTTGCTAGATAGCTTGAGCAAAGTGCCTCAAACAAGAAGAAAG GCATCATCGACTGCCGAAACATCAAGTCGTAACTCTAATAAAGATAAAGCAGGTGACGATAAGGACTTGGATAAGGCAGAGCTCTGGAAACCTTTAAATTGTCTTGTAGACGCTGCAAGCAAAACAAAGTCCTTCAGATCAAGTCCACATACTCCAGCTGCTAAGGCAGATCCTCCCAATGGATCTCCTAGTAGTGAACATGCTAACCGAGAAAAGTCTGGGGAGCAGCTGCGGAAGTCCAAACTTCAAGATGACAAGAAAGATGTTCCTCTGTCAGTAATGCTTAAAAAGAAAGGGCCTGGCCGGGCGAAGAGTGCAGCTTCTGTTGCTGCAGCTAGCCAGAAGGCCCAGAACAGTAGGCCAATAAACCCCATATGGTTCTCATTGATTGCTTCGTTTGAGCA GAAAGGTTCCCCGCCCTTGCCACAGATACCTGCCCATTTTTTGAGAATAAA AGATGGAAGTATACCCGCATCATCCATCCAGAGGTACATCATGCAGAAGCTCGGTCTTCAAAGTGAGTCTGAG GTTGAAATGAGCTGCTGTGGGCAGTTTGTGAACCCTGCACAACCTCTGCGCAACCTGATGGACAGGTGGATGAGGGTCGGCCCGGCGCGCCCTCTGCAGACGTCGGTAGGCTCCTCGGGGGGAGACTACGTGATGGTTGTATCCTATGGGCGGCCAAAGTCTTGA